The following proteins come from a genomic window of Gloeocapsa sp. PCC 73106:
- a CDS encoding MBL fold metallo-hydrolase → MAKLEQKRKYNIGGDFYVDETCIDCDTCRWMTPEVFTRIDEKSAVFHQPNNQKEKIRALQALLSCPTASIGTVNKPTEIKSVQESFPIPITENVYHCGYHSVKSYGAASYLLVRPEGNVLIDSPRFTGPIVKQIEAKGGIRYLYLTHRDDVADHQKFQQHFNCDRILHQDDVTSDTEMVEIKLSGQEPIAIAPDLLIIPVPGHSKGHTVLLYNNRVLFTGDHLAWLPELEHLGAFREFCWYSWTELVNSMQKLAQYDFEWVLPGHGQRFHGTLPEVRQQMQKCLAMIDL, encoded by the coding sequence ATGGCTAAATTAGAACAAAAGCGCAAGTACAATATAGGCGGCGATTTCTACGTGGATGAAACTTGCATTGACTGTGACACCTGTCGCTGGATGACTCCAGAAGTCTTTACTCGTATAGATGAAAAATCAGCAGTTTTCCACCAACCAAATAATCAAAAGGAAAAAATTCGAGCTTTACAAGCTTTATTGTCCTGTCCTACCGCTTCTATTGGGACAGTAAATAAACCTACTGAGATTAAAAGTGTTCAAGAGAGCTTTCCTATTCCCATTACCGAAAATGTGTATCATTGTGGTTATCATTCGGTTAAATCCTACGGTGCGGCAAGTTACTTATTAGTTAGACCTGAGGGTAATGTGTTAATTGACTCTCCTCGTTTTACTGGTCCAATAGTGAAACAAATAGAAGCAAAAGGAGGTATTCGCTATCTATACTTGACCCATCGCGATGATGTAGCGGATCATCAGAAATTTCAACAACATTTTAATTGTGACAGAATTTTGCATCAAGATGATGTTACTTCTGATACAGAGATGGTAGAAATTAAACTATCTGGTCAAGAACCGATAGCGATCGCCCCCGATTTATTGATCATTCCTGTACCAGGTCATAGTAAAGGTCATACAGTTCTACTTTACAACAACCGAGTTTTATTTACCGGAGATCATTTAGCTTGGTTACCTGAATTAGAACATTTAGGCGCTTTTAGAGAATTTTGCTGGTATTCTTGGACAGAGTTGGTTAATTCCATGCAAAAACTGGCGCAATATGACTTTGAATGGGTTTTACCAGGACATGGTCAGCGTTTTCATGGTACTCTACCTGAGGTAAGACAACAAATGCAAAAATGCTTAGCTATGATTGATTTATAA